One Maribacter cobaltidurans genomic window carries:
- a CDS encoding HesA/MoeB/ThiF family protein, with protein sequence MKGRYHRQTILPAFGKKGQKALEEAKVLVVGAGGLGVPVLTYLNAMGVGTLGIIDADIVSESNLHRQVLYTEAMVGKLKVDAARDQLQAQNSGTNIHVYKTFLEPSNASEIIQDYDLVVDATDNFSARYLINDVCVIQKKPFVYGALHGFEGQVSVFNYQNGPTYRCLFPVMPKADEVPNCNEHGVLGILPGIIGNLQALEVVKVVAGLDSVLSGVLLLFDTLSQRMQRMKFNLNPKNLKLDSIQDTYDFDCGIPIESIEAIGIQNLLKDKKVTLIDVRTPQEFIVNNLSGAKNIPLNELEKRVGELEMETPVYVICQSGIRSKKAVLTLQELFPDKKFINVAGGMNQINTYANTY encoded by the coding sequence ATGAAAGGCAGATACCATAGACAGACCATTTTACCTGCTTTTGGTAAAAAGGGGCAAAAGGCTTTGGAAGAGGCCAAGGTTCTTGTGGTAGGAGCTGGAGGTTTGGGAGTTCCGGTACTGACCTATCTCAATGCCATGGGAGTGGGTACGCTTGGAATCATTGATGCCGACATTGTTTCGGAATCCAACTTACATAGGCAAGTTCTTTATACGGAGGCCATGGTAGGCAAGTTGAAAGTAGACGCCGCCAGGGACCAATTGCAGGCTCAAAACTCTGGCACAAATATTCACGTTTATAAAACTTTTTTGGAACCTTCAAATGCTTCCGAAATTATTCAGGATTATGATTTGGTCGTAGATGCCACCGACAATTTTTCTGCTAGATATTTGATAAACGACGTTTGTGTTATCCAAAAAAAACCGTTTGTATATGGGGCCTTGCATGGTTTTGAAGGACAGGTAAGCGTTTTTAATTACCAAAACGGTCCAACATATCGTTGTTTGTTCCCAGTAATGCCAAAAGCCGATGAGGTACCCAATTGTAACGAACATGGAGTATTGGGTATTCTTCCTGGTATCATTGGAAATTTGCAGGCTTTGGAAGTAGTGAAAGTTGTAGCCGGTTTGGATAGTGTACTTTCTGGGGTCTTATTGCTTTTTGATACCCTTAGCCAGCGGATGCAACGCATGAAATTCAATCTAAATCCCAAAAACCTAAAGTTGGACAGTATCCAAGATACCTATGATTTTGATTGCGGGATACCAATTGAATCCATCGAAGCTATCGGAATTCAAAACCTGTTAAAGGATAAAAAGGTTACGCTCATAGATGTTAGGACACCCCAGGAATTTATTGTAAATAACCTCAGTGGAGCTAAAAATATTCCTTTGAACGAGCTGGAAAAGAGGGTAGGGGAATTAGAAATGGAAACTCCAGTGTATGTTATCTGTCAATCCGGAATACGAAGTAAAAAAGCGGTCCTAACCTTACAAGAACTTTTTCCGGACAAGAAATTTATCAATGTTGCCGGAGGAATGAACCAAATAAACACATATGCAAATACCTATTGA
- a CDS encoding molybdopterin molybdotransferase MoeA has protein sequence MITLITFKEALNRVLEHPLDLGNELVPLMQSNGRYLAEPIYADRDFPPFNRVTKDGIAINFDGAIGTGEKLQVEGVASAGMKQLSLVDDKNCIEVMTGAVLPKNTDTVIMYEHLTIDEGFAVINKEVTKGQNVHYKGSDESQGTQVLSKGTLITPSEIGVMASVGKPKVLVKKVPKVCSIATGNELVDIHVSPEPHQIRKSNSVTMLSSLSNLGITGSSLHLLDDKESIEKGLSSALKENDVLLLSGGVSKGKFDFIPEVMEYLGVEKIFHRVAQRPGKPFWFGVHKESKTVIFSFPGNPVSTYANYHLYFLPWLYKSWDIKTEERSAKLMVDLEIRPPLTRFIQVKSKWNTNCLEVTPIVENGSGDLTSLSRADGFICLEPREEVYKTGELVRFVNIR, from the coding sequence ATGATTACATTGATTACATTTAAGGAAGCATTAAACAGAGTTTTGGAACATCCTTTGGATTTGGGCAATGAACTAGTGCCACTAATGCAAAGTAATGGCCGATATCTGGCCGAGCCCATTTATGCTGATAGGGATTTCCCTCCATTCAACAGGGTAACCAAAGATGGCATTGCAATTAACTTTGATGGGGCCATCGGTACCGGTGAAAAGCTTCAGGTTGAGGGTGTAGCCAGTGCAGGTATGAAGCAACTTTCCTTGGTGGATGATAAGAATTGTATAGAGGTGATGACTGGGGCCGTTCTCCCTAAAAATACGGACACGGTTATCATGTATGAACATTTAACCATTGATGAGGGATTCGCGGTAATCAACAAGGAAGTAACTAAGGGGCAAAATGTGCATTACAAGGGTAGTGATGAGTCTCAAGGGACACAGGTGTTGTCAAAGGGAACCCTGATTACCCCTTCAGAAATTGGTGTTATGGCCTCCGTAGGAAAGCCCAAGGTATTGGTCAAAAAAGTTCCGAAAGTCTGTAGTATAGCCACAGGAAATGAATTGGTAGATATCCATGTTTCACCAGAGCCTCACCAAATTAGGAAATCCAACAGTGTAACCATGCTATCTTCCCTATCAAATCTTGGTATAACCGGGAGCTCCTTACATTTATTGGATGACAAGGAAAGTATTGAAAAAGGTCTTTCCAGTGCCCTTAAAGAGAATGATGTACTGTTGTTGAGTGGGGGAGTCTCCAAAGGAAAATTTGATTTCATTCCAGAAGTAATGGAATATCTGGGCGTAGAAAAAATTTTCCATCGTGTCGCGCAACGTCCAGGAAAGCCCTTTTGGTTTGGAGTACATAAGGAATCAAAAACCGTGATTTTTTCCTTCCCGGGGAACCCCGTTTCCACCTATGCCAACTATCATTTGTATTTTTTGCCCTGGTTATATAAATCCTGGGATATAAAAACGGAAGAAAGATCTGCCAAATTAATGGTCGATTTGGAAATAAGGCCTCCCTTGACCAGATTTATTCAGGTGAAGTCCAAATGGAACACGAACTGTTTAGAGGTAACCCCGATAGTTGAAAACGGTTCCGGTGATTTAACAAGTCTTTCCAGGGCAGATGGATTTATTTGCTTGGAACCCAGGGAGGAAGTTTATAAAACCGGGGAGTTGGTCAGATTTGTAAACATTCGATAA
- a CDS encoding sulfite exporter TauE/SafE family protein: MQIPIEHFVLLCLGFFIVATLYSSVGFGGGSSYLALLTLFLGSFFAIRSIALICNLVVVSGSTYLYFKNGHAKLKDFLPFILTSIPLAFLGASFRLKENIFFVILGISLILSATFLAVQTYKWKRSQLETKEYPGYLSYFLGAGIGFLSGLVGIGGGIFLAPVLNHLKWDKAIRIAALASFFILVNSVSGLLGLISSDSLSLPWMETLGLAISVLLGGQLGIRISLKRLSANGIKRVTALLVFIVGVRVLLVNGLGIL; encoded by the coding sequence ATGCAAATACCTATTGAGCATTTTGTACTCTTGTGTTTAGGATTTTTTATAGTCGCAACATTGTATTCTTCGGTTGGTTTTGGTGGAGGATCTAGCTATCTGGCACTACTGACACTTTTCTTGGGTAGTTTTTTTGCTATTAGGTCCATTGCCTTGATCTGCAATCTCGTGGTCGTATCTGGAAGTACCTATCTGTATTTTAAGAACGGACATGCTAAATTAAAAGACTTTTTGCCGTTTATTCTTACCAGTATCCCACTTGCATTTTTAGGGGCATCTTTTAGGTTAAAGGAAAATATCTTTTTTGTAATTCTGGGAATATCCCTCATTTTGTCCGCCACGTTTTTGGCTGTACAAACTTATAAATGGAAACGTTCCCAATTAGAAACCAAAGAATATCCAGGCTACTTAAGTTATTTTTTAGGAGCGGGAATAGGCTTTCTGTCTGGCCTTGTAGGGATTGGGGGAGGTATTTTTCTTGCCCCTGTGCTAAATCATTTAAAATGGGATAAGGCCATCAGAATTGCCGCTTTGGCGAGTTTTTTTATTTTGGTAAACTCGGTTTCCGGCCTTTTGGGTTTGATTTCCAGTGATTCATTGTCCCTTCCTTGGATGGAGACCCTTGGTCTTGCAATATCAGTTCTTTTGGGAGGACAGTTGGGTATACGAATCAGTCTGAAACGACTTTCGGCCAACGGCATCAAACGAGTAACGGCATTGCTGGTGTTTATTGTAGGAGTAAGGGTTTTGTTAGTGAACGGACTCGGAATTTTATGA
- a CDS encoding amidohydrolase family protein, producing the protein MKKIIFSLCLFWCSATLISQDYFPENDGVKANNNNYTAFMNAKIYVTPTEVIQKGTLLIQNGKVVNVGSSVSLPQNTIIVDLNGKSIYPSFIDVYSKFGVEQPKSSGGGRRSPQFEPTREGFYWNDHIMPENDAIGSFKYDEKGAKELIEAGFGAVNSHIQDGIARGTGVLIALNNAGTDANRILDDRSAQYFSLEKSVTKQQSYPTSLMGALALLRQMYSDADWYAKGNSKTTDRSLEALNRNKGLTQIFEAKDKGNDLRADKIGDANGIQYTILGGGNEFERIDEIKATNASFIIPLDFPEAYDVSDPYQAGYVSLEDMRYWNQAPTNPKVLADNGIIFSLTPYELKSMSKFKENLMKAIEYGLPKTKALEALTTVPAQILGKSAELGNLKKGAYANFLITSGDIFDKSTTLYENWVQGNKNVINDKDIKDIRGEYNLTLEGKTYDVSISGEVAKPKVEVKQDTVKLTSKISYDDNWLTFSFSTDEGDKTYRMIGAVLPETDNLSGRLILPNGTETFYTATKKSGFEEKSKSDSNSTDVPKVMPITYPNVGYGYTAKPTQENVLFKNATVWTSEDAGILENTDVLVKNGKIVKIGKDLNAGGAKVIDATGKHLTAGIIDEHSHIAALAINEAGHNSSAEVKMEDVVDPEHMGIYHSLAGGVTSIQLLHGSANPIGGRSAILKLKWGEEADGLIYDNSPKFIKFALGENVKQSNWDSRSRFPQTRMGVEQVFMNYFQRAKEYDEKKKSGQPYRYDEELEVLAEIINGERFISCHSYVQSEINMMMKVAEKFGFRVNTFTHILEGYKVADKMAEHGVGAGTFSDWWAYKFEVNDAIPYNAAIMQSQGVTVAINSDDREMMRRLNQEAAKTIKYGGMTELEAWKMVTINPAKLLHLDDRVGSIKEGKDADLVLWSGNPLSVYSKAEKTMIEGITYFDLEKDRAQREAIKKERNELIKMMLEEKAGGKKTQSPKQSTKRNFTCESL; encoded by the coding sequence ATGAAAAAAATTATTTTTTCACTATGCCTATTCTGGTGTAGTGCCACTCTCATTTCACAAGATTATTTTCCTGAAAATGACGGTGTAAAGGCCAATAACAATAACTATACGGCCTTTATGAACGCTAAAATTTATGTTACGCCAACAGAGGTTATTCAAAAAGGTACGCTTTTGATCCAAAACGGAAAAGTGGTCAATGTAGGAAGTTCCGTCAGCCTGCCTCAAAACACCATTATTGTGGATTTAAATGGAAAATCCATTTATCCTTCTTTTATCGATGTGTATTCCAAGTTTGGTGTAGAACAACCCAAAAGTAGTGGTGGTGGCAGAAGGTCCCCACAATTTGAACCTACTCGTGAAGGGTTCTACTGGAACGACCATATCATGCCGGAAAATGATGCCATAGGCAGCTTTAAATACGACGAGAAAGGTGCCAAGGAATTGATAGAAGCCGGTTTTGGCGCAGTGAACTCGCACATTCAAGATGGTATTGCAAGAGGTACAGGAGTACTCATTGCCTTGAACAATGCCGGTACGGACGCCAATCGTATTTTGGATGATCGATCGGCCCAATACTTTTCATTGGAAAAAAGTGTAACCAAACAGCAATCGTATCCAACTTCCTTAATGGGCGCCTTGGCATTATTACGACAAATGTATAGTGATGCGGATTGGTACGCCAAAGGAAATAGCAAAACGACCGATCGATCTTTGGAAGCACTTAACAGAAACAAGGGACTTACCCAAATTTTTGAGGCAAAGGACAAAGGCAACGATTTGCGTGCCGATAAAATAGGTGATGCCAACGGCATTCAATACACCATTTTGGGTGGTGGAAATGAATTTGAAAGAATCGACGAAATCAAGGCAACTAATGCCTCTTTTATTATTCCGTTGGATTTTCCCGAAGCCTATGATGTTTCTGACCCCTATCAGGCGGGATATGTTTCTTTGGAAGATATGCGCTATTGGAACCAAGCACCAACAAACCCAAAGGTATTGGCAGATAATGGTATTATATTTTCACTAACACCATATGAGTTAAAATCAATGTCCAAATTCAAGGAAAACTTGATGAAGGCCATTGAATATGGGCTGCCAAAAACAAAGGCCCTAGAAGCACTTACGACCGTTCCTGCCCAGATTTTGGGAAAATCGGCAGAGCTTGGGAATCTTAAAAAAGGGGCCTATGCCAACTTCTTGATCACCTCTGGTGACATATTTGATAAATCCACTACCTTATATGAAAACTGGGTACAAGGAAATAAAAATGTAATCAACGACAAGGATATTAAGGACATACGAGGTGAATACAACTTAACCTTGGAAGGGAAAACCTATGATGTTTCCATTTCTGGAGAAGTTGCCAAACCAAAAGTGGAAGTAAAACAGGATACCGTAAAACTTACCTCAAAGATTTCGTATGACGATAATTGGCTAACATTTTCTTTTTCTACGGATGAGGGCGATAAAACCTATCGCATGATCGGTGCCGTACTTCCCGAGACCGATAATCTATCCGGTAGATTGATATTACCCAATGGAACGGAAACTTTTTACACGGCGACTAAAAAATCTGGGTTTGAAGAGAAGTCAAAAAGTGATTCCAATTCTACTGATGTGCCAAAGGTTATGCCCATAACTTACCCCAACGTCGGTTATGGATATACCGCCAAACCCACTCAAGAAAACGTGCTTTTCAAAAACGCTACGGTATGGACGAGCGAGGATGCGGGTATTTTGGAGAACACGGATGTATTGGTCAAAAACGGTAAAATAGTCAAAATAGGGAAGGATTTAAATGCAGGTGGAGCTAAAGTTATAGATGCCACAGGCAAGCATCTTACTGCGGGTATCATTGACGAACACAGCCATATTGCCGCATTGGCAATCAACGAGGCCGGACATAATAGTTCCGCCGAAGTTAAAATGGAAGATGTTGTTGACCCCGAACATATGGGTATATATCATTCCCTCGCCGGGGGTGTTACATCTATACAGTTACTGCACGGATCCGCCAACCCTATTGGAGGACGTTCGGCCATATTAAAATTAAAATGGGGAGAGGAAGCGGACGGACTCATCTATGACAACTCGCCCAAATTCATAAAATTTGCTTTGGGGGAAAACGTAAAGCAATCCAACTGGGACAGTCGTTCACGCTTTCCACAAACGCGTATGGGCGTAGAACAGGTCTTTATGAACTATTTTCAACGGGCCAAGGAATATGATGAGAAGAAAAAAAGCGGACAACCATACAGATATGACGAGGAGTTAGAAGTTTTGGCGGAAATCATTAATGGAGAACGTTTCATATCGTGCCACTCCTACGTTCAAAGTGAAATTAATATGATGATGAAGGTTGCCGAAAAATTCGGGTTCAGGGTAAATACCTTTACCCATATTCTTGAAGGGTATAAAGTAGCCGATAAAATGGCTGAACATGGTGTCGGTGCCGGAACCTTTAGTGACTGGTGGGCCTATAAATTTGAAGTTAACGATGCCATTCCATACAATGCGGCCATCATGCAATCCCAAGGGGTAACCGTTGCCATAAACAGCGACGACCGTGAAATGATGAGAAGGTTGAACCAAGAAGCTGCCAAAACCATTAAATATGGTGGAATGACAGAGCTTGAGGCTTGGAAAATGGTCACCATCAATCCTGCGAAGCTTTTACATTTGGATGATCGTGTTGGAAGTATCAAAGAAGGTAAGGATGCCGATTTGGTTTTATGGTCCGGAAACCCTTTGTCGGTTTACAGTAAAGCCGAAAAAACGATGATCGAAGGTATTACCTACTTTGATTTGGAAAAAGACCGAGCACAAAGGGAAGCCATAAAAAAGGAACGTAACGAGTTGATTAAAATGATGCTGGAAGAAAAGGCCGGTGGTAAAAAGACCCAAAGTCCTAAGCAAAGTACCAAACGAAATTTTACTTGTGAAAGTCTATAG
- the moaC gene encoding cyclic pyranopterin monophosphate synthase MoaC, translated as MNNKLSHVNEDGNASMVDVSEKQLTSRIAVASGRVLFPSKVFRVLSNQDFLGKKGGIVQTAVIAGIQGVKKTSELIPLCHQINLTKIDVDIVPGENEFHITCTVKCNGKTGVEMEALTGVSTAALTIYDMCKALSQDIVISTIQLESKSGGKNDFKR; from the coding sequence ATGAATAACAAGTTATCGCATGTGAATGAGGATGGGAATGCATCTATGGTTGATGTTTCGGAAAAACAGTTGACCTCGAGGATTGCTGTGGCATCAGGTCGCGTATTATTTCCATCAAAAGTTTTCAGGGTCCTATCAAATCAAGATTTTTTGGGAAAAAAGGGAGGCATTGTACAAACTGCAGTCATTGCGGGAATACAAGGTGTAAAAAAAACGTCCGAATTAATACCCCTATGCCATCAAATTAACTTAACAAAAATTGATGTGGACATTGTTCCAGGAGAAAATGAATTTCACATTACGTGTACCGTAAAATGCAATGGCAAAACTGGTGTAGAAATGGAAGCCTTGACGGGAGTTAGTACTGCTGCATTGACTATTTATGATATGTGCAAGGCTCTTTCTCAGGATATTGTAATTTCAACGATACAACTCGAAAGTAAATCAGGAGGAAAGAATGACTTCAAAAGATAA
- a CDS encoding penicillin acylase family protein, producing the protein MKKIILLGVLAMMFSCKKTKTSADGIQIAGLQEPVEIVRDQWGVNHIYANNQHDLFFAQGYAAAADRLFQFEIWRRQATGTVAEILGERELKRDIGTRLFKFRGDMETEMNHYHEDGVEIITAYTDGVNAYIEEQLKTPEKLPIEFKILDILPQKWTPEVVISRHQGLLGNINDELQIGRAVALLGPEKAKELFWLHPKDPDLTLDKKINQDLLSQDILELYNAYRKSVKFTPSDVLPKYRDEDLTMSLFETQKENRDSLSIGSNNWVVNGSRTKNGHTYMANDPHRTIAVPSLRYMAHLVAPGWNVIGGGEPEIPGISIGHNEYGTWGLTVFETDGEDLYVYELNPENSNQYKYQGQWEDMKNIQETIKIKGQKDTIVNLSYTRHGPVTHVDMENNVAYAVRCAWLEPGGSPYLASLRMDQAKNWEEFREACSYSHIPGENMVWADKNGDIGWQAVGIAPIRRNFNGLVPVPGDGSYEWDGYLPIIEKPNDFNPEKGFIATANQNVTPPDYQHWDAIGYTWADPYRGNRIDEVLKNKSDFTMEDFKKLQTDYLSLPAMELVPYLNAIQLDEKYGQAKMKLQDWDFKLNPNSIAAAIYVAWEDALSELIEDRFIPAEAKEIIPYLQLKKILEMVGNPDTTFGGADAKRQQEEFLKKSFMMAIDNLEKRLGPDMEKWQYGQPKNKHVYIEHALGAVVNKPMRDTLFNLGPLPRGGNSYTPGSTGGNLNQSSGASFRLIVNTGDWDSAQATNGPGQSGNPESPFYKNLFEPWAKDQYFPVYYSRQKIDSVAVNKTNLLPLKK; encoded by the coding sequence ATGAAAAAAATAATCCTTTTAGGCGTCTTGGCCATGATGTTTTCCTGTAAGAAAACCAAAACCTCCGCAGATGGAATACAAATTGCCGGGTTGCAAGAACCTGTAGAGATTGTTCGGGACCAATGGGGAGTCAATCATATCTATGCCAACAATCAACATGACCTTTTTTTCGCTCAAGGATATGCCGCCGCTGCCGACCGACTCTTTCAATTCGAAATATGGCGTAGGCAGGCTACGGGCACCGTAGCAGAAATACTCGGGGAACGTGAACTGAAAAGGGATATAGGAACCCGTCTCTTTAAGTTCCGAGGAGATATGGAAACGGAAATGAACCACTACCATGAAGATGGTGTCGAAATCATAACAGCCTATACGGATGGGGTTAACGCCTACATCGAAGAACAATTAAAAACTCCAGAAAAACTTCCCATAGAGTTTAAAATATTGGACATTTTGCCTCAAAAGTGGACTCCTGAAGTGGTCATCTCCAGACATCAGGGATTGTTGGGGAATATTAACGACGAGCTACAAATAGGAAGGGCAGTGGCCCTTTTGGGGCCGGAAAAGGCCAAGGAACTATTTTGGTTGCACCCCAAGGATCCGGACCTAACGTTGGATAAAAAAATAAATCAGGATTTATTGTCCCAAGATATTCTGGAACTCTACAATGCCTATAGAAAATCGGTCAAGTTTACGCCTTCTGATGTACTACCCAAGTATAGGGATGAGGATTTAACTATGAGCCTATTTGAAACTCAGAAGGAAAATAGGGATTCCCTTTCCATTGGCAGCAATAACTGGGTGGTAAACGGTTCCCGTACCAAAAACGGCCACACCTACATGGCGAACGACCCGCACAGGACCATAGCGGTGCCCTCACTACGCTATATGGCTCATCTAGTGGCACCTGGATGGAATGTTATCGGCGGAGGAGAACCTGAAATTCCAGGTATTTCAATAGGGCATAACGAATATGGTACGTGGGGGCTGACCGTATTTGAAACCGACGGGGAAGATTTGTATGTGTATGAACTCAATCCAGAAAATTCCAACCAATACAAATATCAGGGCCAATGGGAGGATATGAAAAATATACAGGAAACCATTAAGATTAAGGGACAAAAGGATACCATTGTAAATCTTTCCTATACACGACATGGTCCCGTAACCCATGTTGACATGGAAAATAATGTAGCCTATGCCGTTCGTTGTGCGTGGTTGGAACCCGGAGGTTCCCCCTATTTGGCCTCCCTGCGAATGGATCAAGCCAAAAACTGGGAAGAATTTAGGGAGGCATGTAGTTACAGCCATATTCCCGGGGAGAATATGGTTTGGGCGGACAAGAATGGTGATATCGGTTGGCAAGCCGTAGGCATTGCCCCTATCCGAAGAAATTTTAACGGGTTGGTACCCGTTCCAGGTGATGGCAGCTACGAATGGGACGGCTATTTGCCCATTATAGAAAAACCGAACGACTTCAATCCCGAAAAAGGGTTTATTGCTACCGCTAACCAGAATGTGACTCCACCAGATTATCAACATTGGGACGCCATTGGCTATACCTGGGCGGACCCCTACCGAGGAAATAGAATAGACGAAGTCTTGAAAAACAAATCAGACTTTACGATGGAGGATTTTAAAAAGTTACAAACCGATTATCTTTCCCTCCCCGCTATGGAGTTGGTGCCCTATTTAAATGCTATTCAACTTGACGAAAAATACGGTCAGGCCAAAATGAAGTTGCAAGATTGGGATTTTAAGCTAAATCCAAATTCCATTGCCGCGGCGATTTACGTGGCATGGGAAGATGCACTATCGGAGCTTATAGAGGATAGGTTCATACCTGCGGAAGCCAAAGAAATCATTCCTTATTTACAGTTAAAAAAAATATTGGAAATGGTTGGTAATCCGGATACCACGTTCGGCGGTGCCGATGCGAAGAGACAACAAGAGGAGTTCTTAAAAAAATCCTTTATGATGGCCATCGACAACCTTGAAAAAAGATTGGGTCCCGATATGGAAAAATGGCAATATGGACAACCCAAGAATAAGCACGTTTATATTGAACATGCTTTGGGGGCTGTGGTCAACAAACCAATGAGGGACACCCTTTTCAATTTGGGACCTTTGCCTAGGGGAGGGAATTCATACACTCCAGGGTCAACGGGAGGCAATCTCAATCAATCCAGTGGTGCATCATTTCGTTTAATTGTAAATACCGGAGATTGGGACAGTGCACAGGCCACTAACGGACCTGGTCAATCCGGAAATCCGGAAAGTCCCTTTTACAAGAATTTATTTGAGCCTTGGGCGAAAGACCAGTATTTCCCGGTCTATTATTCCCGCCAAAAAATTGATTCTGTGGCGGTCAACAAAACAAACCTGCTCCCTCTAAAAAAATAA
- a CDS encoding amidohydrolase family protein, which produces MKKVLLILLALAVFIPGWAQQTPAPKQSEAITIEGATAHLGNGDIIESSLIMFEDGKLTFVGDSKMKIARKGKVIDATGKHVYPGFIAPAKTLGLIEINSVRATDDQDEIGELIPHVRSLIAYNAESKVVESMRPNGVLIGQIAPSGGRISGTSSIVQFDAWNWEDAAVKVDDGVHLNWPRSFRQGRWWMGEERGYRPNKDYKEDVETVVTFIKNATAYGKGTPKELNPAFAAMQGVLDGSQKMYVYADGEKEIIDAVNTLKNNGIKEVVLVGGYEAYKITDFLKKNNIPVLVQFTHNLPVFDDDDYDLPYKLPKLLVDAGLLVALQNNEASNFQTRNLPFYAGQVGQQGLDKEKALQLITGNSAKILGIDDSYGTLEVGKSATLFISEGDALDMRTNKLSQAFIDGRDISLETHQTELWKRYMGKYEGE; this is translated from the coding sequence ATGAAAAAAGTACTATTAATACTTCTAGCCTTAGCTGTTTTTATACCAGGTTGGGCACAACAGACTCCTGCTCCCAAGCAGTCCGAAGCCATAACCATTGAAGGGGCCACAGCCCACTTGGGAAATGGTGATATCATAGAAAGCTCCTTGATCATGTTCGAGGATGGAAAACTCACTTTTGTAGGCGATTCTAAAATGAAGATCGCACGAAAAGGCAAGGTCATCGATGCCACAGGCAAACATGTATACCCCGGGTTTATTGCTCCTGCAAAAACCCTTGGACTTATTGAAATCAATTCCGTTCGTGCCACGGACGATCAGGACGAAATTGGCGAGTTGATTCCCCATGTTAGAAGTTTAATCGCCTATAATGCAGAATCCAAGGTGGTGGAAAGCATGAGGCCAAATGGGGTATTGATTGGACAAATTGCTCCTTCCGGCGGAAGAATTTCCGGTACCTCATCCATAGTACAGTTTGATGCATGGAACTGGGAGGATGCCGCAGTTAAAGTGGATGACGGTGTCCATTTAAACTGGCCCCGAAGTTTTCGTCAAGGCCGTTGGTGGATGGGCGAAGAAAGAGGATACAGACCCAACAAGGACTACAAAGAGGATGTGGAGACCGTCGTTACATTCATAAAAAATGCTACGGCATATGGAAAAGGAACCCCTAAAGAGCTAAATCCTGCGTTTGCCGCCATGCAGGGTGTGTTGGACGGATCTCAAAAAATGTATGTTTACGCCGATGGCGAGAAAGAAATCATAGATGCCGTTAACACATTAAAAAACAATGGTATCAAAGAAGTTGTTCTTGTGGGAGGTTATGAGGCATATAAAATAACCGACTTCCTTAAAAAGAACAATATTCCGGTGCTGGTTCAGTTCACCCACAACCTTCCGGTATTCGATGATGACGATTATGATCTTCCGTATAAACTACCAAAACTATTGGTCGATGCAGGTTTGTTGGTTGCCCTTCAAAACAACGAAGCTTCTAACTTCCAAACAAGAAACCTACCTTTTTATGCCGGTCAGGTGGGTCAGCAAGGTCTGGATAAGGAAAAGGCACTTCAGCTTATCACCGGAAATTCGGCAAAAATTCTTGGAATAGATGATAGTTACGGTACCTTGGAAGTAGGAAAGAGCGCAACGCTTTTCATTTCGGAAGGAGATGCTTTGGACATGCGTACCAATAAGCTTTCCCAAGCTTTTATAGACGGCAGGGATATCTCTTTGGAAACCCATCAAACCGAATTATGGAAACGGTATATGGGTAAATATGAAGGAGAATAG
- a CDS encoding NTP transferase domain-containing protein, protein MTSKDKLYGLVLSGGKSTRMGQDKGLISYHGIPQREYLYNILNTVCDKAFMSIRGDQKEDIESGFNTILDKDEFRGPYNGLLSAHKEYPNAAWLVLACDLPLMDESALRELIAQRDSSKLATAYANKENPLPEPLCAIWEPSALSSSIVYLGAGNGTCPRKFLINNEVALVFPERTEVLLNANSQEEYKEAILKLES, encoded by the coding sequence ATGACTTCAAAAGATAAATTATATGGATTAGTACTTTCCGGAGGGAAAAGTACCAGAATGGGCCAGGACAAAGGTTTGATATCCTACCATGGTATACCACAAAGGGAATATCTATACAATATATTGAATACCGTCTGCGATAAAGCTTTTATGAGTATACGAGGAGACCAGAAGGAAGATATTGAATCTGGTTTTAATACTATTTTGGACAAGGATGAATTTCGGGGTCCTTATAACGGATTATTGTCGGCACATAAGGAATACCCCAATGCCGCGTGGCTGGTTTTGGCGTGTGATTTGCCCTTAATGGATGAAAGTGCCCTAAGGGAATTGATTGCCCAGAGGGATAGCAGCAAATTGGCCACGGCCTATGCCAACAAGGAAAATCCTTTACCCGAACCTTTATGTGCCATTTGGGAACCAAGTGCTCTTAGTTCCTCCATTGTTTATCTGGGGGCAGGCAACGGCACATGTCCACGCAAGTTTTTGATAAATAACGAGGTTGCCTTGGTTTTTCCTGAAAGAACGGAAGTATTATTGAATGCCAATTCCCAAGAGGAGTACAAGGAAGCGATATTAAAATTGGAGTCCTAA